One window of the Vigna radiata var. radiata cultivar VC1973A chromosome 1, Vradiata_ver6, whole genome shotgun sequence genome contains the following:
- the LOC106773655 gene encoding LOW QUALITY PROTEIN: homeobox-leucine zipper protein HAT5 (The sequence of the model RefSeq protein was modified relative to this genomic sequence to represent the inferred CDS: deleted 1 base in 1 codon) produces MESGRLFFDACASRGNTNMLFLGNTELAFRGRSMMSLEEASKRRPFFTSPDELYDEEYYEKQMPEKKHRLSSEQVHLLEKSFEEENKLEPERKTQLAKKLGLQPRQVAVWFQNRRARWKTKQLERDFDVLKSSYDTLLSSYDSLMKENEKLKSEVVSLNEKLQVEAKEVPEEPLYDKKVDPLPVEDIASIFSTRVEDHQSSGSVGSAVVDEGSPQLVVDSVDSHFPAENPGGCVGPVERVQSEEDDGSDDGRSYMDVFVVSETENQNHEEGEGLVWWTICIMLDK; encoded by the exons ATGGAGTCTGGACGGCTTTTCTTTGATGCCTGTGCTTCTCGCGGGAACACCAACATGCTCTTCCTCGGCAACACTGAACTCGCTTTCCGAG GGAGATCGATGATGAGCTTGGAGGAAGCCTCAAAGAGGCGACCTTTCTTCACCTCACCGGATGAACTGTATGACGAGGAGTATTATGAGAAGCAGATGCCGGAGAAGAAGCATCGCCTCAGTTCTGAACAG GTCCATCTGTTGGAGAAGAGCTTTGAGGAAGAGAACAAACTGGAGCCTGAGAGGAAGACCCAGTTGGCCAAGAAGCTGGGATTGCAACCAAGGCAGGTAGCTGTGTGGTTTCAGAACCGCAGGGCTCGATGGAAGACCAAACAGCTCGAAAGGGATTTTGATGTTCTCAAGTCTTCATACGATACCCTACTTTCATCCTATGATTCACTTATGAAGGAGAATGAGAAACTCAAATCTGAG GTGGTATCCTTAAATGAGAAGCTTCAAGTTGAAGCTAAAGAGGTGCCTGAGGAACCATTGTATGACAAGAAAGTTGATCCACTTCCGGTAGAAGATATAGCTTCAATTTTCAGCACAAGGGTGGAGGACCACCAGAGCAGTGGATCTGTTGGAAGTGCAGTGGTGGATGAGGGTAGTCCACAGCTGGTGGTTGACAGTGTTGATTCACACTTTCCGGCTGAGAACCCTGGTGGATGTGTTGGCCCAGTTGAAAGAGTTCAGTCAGAGGAGGATGATGGAAGTGATGATGGGAGGAGTTACATGGATGTGTTTGTGGTATCTGAAACTGAGAACCAAAACCATGAGGAAGGAGAGGGATTGGTTTGGTGGACC ATATGTATTATGTTGGATAAATGA